In one window of Nerophis ophidion isolate RoL-2023_Sa linkage group LG05, RoL_Noph_v1.0, whole genome shotgun sequence DNA:
- the LOC133552547 gene encoding Kv channel-interacting protein 1 isoform X2: MGLVMGTFSMQSKQVSYLKDKAEDDLEMTTVCHRPEGLHQLEALTKFSKQELQVLYRGFKNECPSGIVSEETFKQIYSQFFPHGDASAYAHYLFNAFDSAQTGSIKFEDFVTALSILLRGSITEKLQWTFNLYDINRDGYISKEEMTDIVRAIYDMMGKYTYPVLRTDAPKQHVDAFFQKMDKNRDGVVTLDEFILSCQEDDNIMRSLQLFQNVI; encoded by the exons ACAAAGCTGAAGATGACCTGGAGATGACCACGGTGTGTCATCGACCGGAGGGCCTCCACCAGCTGGAGGCTCTGACCAAGTTTAGTAAACAAGAACTCCAAGTGCTCTACAGGGGCTTTAAGAAC GAGTGTCCAAGTGGAATCGTCAGCGAAGAAACCTTCAAGCAGATCTACTCCCAGTTCTTTCCTCACGGAG ACGCCAGCGCCTACGCACACTACCTGTTCAACGCCTTCGACTCGGCACAGACAGGATCCATAAAGTTTGAG GACTTTGTGACGGCTCTGTCCATCCTGCTGAGAGGGTCCATCACAGAGAAGCTCCAGTGGACCTTTAACCTCTACGACATCAACCGAGACGGGTACATCAGTAAAGAG GAGATGACAGACATCGTCCGAGCCATCTACGACATGATGGGGAAGTACACTTACCCGGTGTTGAGAACAGACGCCCCCAAGCAGCACGTTGATGCTTTCTTTCAG AAAATGGACAAAAACCGAGACGGTGTGGTCACTCTGGATGAATTCATCCTCTCTTGTCAAGAG GATGACAACATCATGCGGTCCCTCCAACTCTTCCAGAATGTCATCTAG
- the LOC133552547 gene encoding Kv channel-interacting protein 1 isoform X1: MTESSRVSLPGGPPALDHHPDKAEDDLEMTTVCHRPEGLHQLEALTKFSKQELQVLYRGFKNECPSGIVSEETFKQIYSQFFPHGDASAYAHYLFNAFDSAQTGSIKFEDFVTALSILLRGSITEKLQWTFNLYDINRDGYISKEEMTDIVRAIYDMMGKYTYPVLRTDAPKQHVDAFFQKMDKNRDGVVTLDEFILSCQEDDNIMRSLQLFQNVI, encoded by the exons ACAAAGCTGAAGATGACCTGGAGATGACCACGGTGTGTCATCGACCGGAGGGCCTCCACCAGCTGGAGGCTCTGACCAAGTTTAGTAAACAAGAACTCCAAGTGCTCTACAGGGGCTTTAAGAAC GAGTGTCCAAGTGGAATCGTCAGCGAAGAAACCTTCAAGCAGATCTACTCCCAGTTCTTTCCTCACGGAG ACGCCAGCGCCTACGCACACTACCTGTTCAACGCCTTCGACTCGGCACAGACAGGATCCATAAAGTTTGAG GACTTTGTGACGGCTCTGTCCATCCTGCTGAGAGGGTCCATCACAGAGAAGCTCCAGTGGACCTTTAACCTCTACGACATCAACCGAGACGGGTACATCAGTAAAGAG GAGATGACAGACATCGTCCGAGCCATCTACGACATGATGGGGAAGTACACTTACCCGGTGTTGAGAACAGACGCCCCCAAGCAGCACGTTGATGCTTTCTTTCAG AAAATGGACAAAAACCGAGACGGTGTGGTCACTCTGGATGAATTCATCCTCTCTTGTCAAGAG GATGACAACATCATGCGGTCCCTCCAACTCTTCCAGAATGTCATCTAG
- the LOC133552547 gene encoding Kv channel-interacting protein 1 isoform X3: MGAVVGTLTMQTKQRRPSRDKAEDDLEMTTVCHRPEGLHQLEALTKFSKQELQVLYRGFKNECPSGIVSEETFKQIYSQFFPHGDASAYAHYLFNAFDSAQTGSIKFEDFVTALSILLRGSITEKLQWTFNLYDINRDGYISKEEMTDIVRAIYDMMGKYTYPVLRTDAPKQHVDAFFQKMDKNRDGVVTLDEFILSCQEDDNIMRSLQLFQNVI, from the exons ACAAAGCTGAAGATGACCTGGAGATGACCACGGTGTGTCATCGACCGGAGGGCCTCCACCAGCTGGAGGCTCTGACCAAGTTTAGTAAACAAGAACTCCAAGTGCTCTACAGGGGCTTTAAGAAC GAGTGTCCAAGTGGAATCGTCAGCGAAGAAACCTTCAAGCAGATCTACTCCCAGTTCTTTCCTCACGGAG ACGCCAGCGCCTACGCACACTACCTGTTCAACGCCTTCGACTCGGCACAGACAGGATCCATAAAGTTTGAG GACTTTGTGACGGCTCTGTCCATCCTGCTGAGAGGGTCCATCACAGAGAAGCTCCAGTGGACCTTTAACCTCTACGACATCAACCGAGACGGGTACATCAGTAAAGAG GAGATGACAGACATCGTCCGAGCCATCTACGACATGATGGGGAAGTACACTTACCCGGTGTTGAGAACAGACGCCCCCAAGCAGCACGTTGATGCTTTCTTTCAG AAAATGGACAAAAACCGAGACGGTGTGGTCACTCTGGATGAATTCATCCTCTCTTGTCAAGAG GATGACAACATCATGCGGTCCCTCCAACTCTTCCAGAATGTCATCTAG
- the LOC133552547 gene encoding Kv channel-interacting protein 1 isoform X4 has translation MTTVCHRPEGLHQLEALTKFSKQELQVLYRGFKNECPSGIVSEETFKQIYSQFFPHGDASAYAHYLFNAFDSAQTGSIKFEDFVTALSILLRGSITEKLQWTFNLYDINRDGYISKEEMTDIVRAIYDMMGKYTYPVLRTDAPKQHVDAFFQKMDKNRDGVVTLDEFILSCQEDDNIMRSLQLFQNVI, from the exons ATGACCACGGTGTGTCATCGACCGGAGGGCCTCCACCAGCTGGAGGCTCTGACCAAGTTTAGTAAACAAGAACTCCAAGTGCTCTACAGGGGCTTTAAGAAC GAGTGTCCAAGTGGAATCGTCAGCGAAGAAACCTTCAAGCAGATCTACTCCCAGTTCTTTCCTCACGGAG ACGCCAGCGCCTACGCACACTACCTGTTCAACGCCTTCGACTCGGCACAGACAGGATCCATAAAGTTTGAG GACTTTGTGACGGCTCTGTCCATCCTGCTGAGAGGGTCCATCACAGAGAAGCTCCAGTGGACCTTTAACCTCTACGACATCAACCGAGACGGGTACATCAGTAAAGAG GAGATGACAGACATCGTCCGAGCCATCTACGACATGATGGGGAAGTACACTTACCCGGTGTTGAGAACAGACGCCCCCAAGCAGCACGTTGATGCTTTCTTTCAG AAAATGGACAAAAACCGAGACGGTGTGGTCACTCTGGATGAATTCATCCTCTCTTGTCAAGAG GATGACAACATCATGCGGTCCCTCCAACTCTTCCAGAATGTCATCTAG